TGAAAATGAATGGGTAATGAGAAATGAGAAAtgagaggagaagaagaaaaaatcaAAAACGAGAGAGCTCATGAGTCTAAAAGGTCGCCTCCTCACTGTCAGTCTCATAATCTAAGGACTGAGTTCGAGATCGTTTTCGAGACACGGTAGATGTCATGGGAGCAGGGTCAGACATAGCAGATGGCGATTCACTTGAACGATCACGCTGTTGTTTTTTCGCGTCTAGAAGTCGAAGTTGAGTTCTACATTGATCAGGTGAGTACAGCCTAGTATCGCCAAGTTCTTTCATCTGAAAGATAGGATCGAAAGACACATTAGAACATTCCCTATCTCAAATGGGCATAGGAATACTCACCTTGTCGGAAAGGTAATGGAATTTATCTTTTACCCAGATCCCATGGGCGCGGATTAGGAGTTTTATCTAGCATTGCGTATCAGCACGGCCTGCTCAACACAAGTATACTCCAGCCCACACAGTTTTTTTATTGGATCTTTTCATACCATGTGCTACGGGGGAGGTACATACTCACATCTGACTCTTCCCAGCGCACCATTCGCTCTCGGAGCCGACGATGAAGACGCATCTGCAGGCGCGCCTCGGAGGCATCTTTGTTGAATCTCTCTCGGAATTCCTGACGCACAACCCTCCAGGCCGTTTGTCTGTCTCGCAGTTCTTCCACAAATGCGTCTTCGTCTTCTGCTTGCGGGTCACGCCGGCCGCGGCCTGGGGCCCGGATCTTAGGGAGTATGTGTGGAGTTGGCTGGGTGTGCTGACGATTCTGCTCCATTCGGAGAACTCCTTCTGGATTGGGAGCGATGTTGATTGGTTTATTACTTGTCTTCTCGAGCGAGGCTGTGTCCAAGGATGGAATTCTGGCGCGTTTGGCCGGTGGTGGACCCTGGGACGACGGACTAGGCGTCTGTGCCACGCCATGCGGGATGTCACTTGGGTCCGGAGCATACAGATAGGCGGGACTGGGAGCTGAAGACCGGGGAAAATCACTCGGGAAGGGCGCAGAGATACCGAGACCCAATGGAGCTGAAACGGGGTCATTGAAATTGTATTGATAATCTTGTGCGTGGTAGCCCTGTGAGTGCTGACTGATTGCTGGGCTGGGATGAAACGAGTTGTCCGGAAGACTGATTGGCGTCAGGAGGCTGGATTGAACTAGAGACTCTGTGCAGTAAGGGCTGATGGATCCCAGGAATGGGGTCTAAATCGTATACGGGGTTAGTTTATGTTGCGGAAGCATACAATGTCCGGTATCAAAGGTGCATAGGTACCTACCGCTGGCATTACGGGCCAATGGGCTGAAAGGTCTTCATAGTACTCTGTAAAATCCTCAGAGGAAGGGATATCCGAGCGATTAGACATGATGTTGACTGGGTGCACTCAAGAACATAAAACACGGGGGAAATTCACAATCCGCTGCGTTTTCTGAGTGGGGAGAATAAACGCCGAAGCAGCAGAATGTGAAACGAGATATGAAACTTGAGGTATGGGAAGATGTGGAACTTCAGGCGGCTGGTAGACTATGGTGGTTTGCTGAATCTTTAAGATATGGGTATATCAACAAGGCCTTTTCGCTCTGAATGTTGAAGAGAAGATTCACGTTCCCAACCATCGACGGTAGTCGATCTTATAAGATTTATGCGAGCCAGAAAAGAGGGGAAGATTTTAAAGCAAGCAAGATGCACAAGTCCACCTGTCCTCCACTTCGAGAGATATCACAGCCAGCACTGGGATGCCTCGTGAAGCAAGATGTGAACAATCAGTCGAGGTATTAACCATAGGCTCAGAGGACACCAAAACAGAGATCAGTACCGCCGACGAGCCTTATGCCGCATTAGAACGTAAGGAAACTCTTGAAGACTCGATGAGAGCCTATATTTAAGCGCTGCGGGCTCAATAGTCCAATGTTGATATCCATATTCCGCCCCCATCCCTGGCCGGGGGGTCAGACTCTGCAATGTGAATAGGAATTAAAGTGAGTCTGTGAATTCAGACCCACTGCAAGGcccaaaaaaattaaaaattaAAAAGGAAAATAAATCCATAAATAACGCAGAAACGCAGAAACGCAGAAACGCAGAAAAAAACGTGTGCTGCTTAGGGTTGTGGATGATCCTCCACAAAGGAGCCAAAGCGTAGCGCTTAGAGCTCTGGAGAGGTCCAGTGGGTGGATTAGGGACCCccattttaaaaaaaaacggaaTTTCCATACCAAGACCATTAATTACACTTAATGTTACACTGGATCTTTCAATTTAGGATTTTGGTAATTAATAGACAGTAATCTGTAGACAGTAATCTGTAGACAGTAATCTGTAGACAGTAATCTGTAGACAGTAATCTGTAGACAGTAATCTGTAGACAGTAATCTATAGACAGCAATCTATAGACAGTAATCTATGGACATAAAACGTTCATCTGCCCCAGCTGGCCCTTTGAACGATTCTCTGCACACAGCTAATCTTCATTTTGGCAACCCCCACGTCAAGAAACGAAGAAAAAACCCCCTCAAGTTGACGCTACTGGATTCCAACACACCGGTTGTGGGATGGAAAGATGGAGGGACGATCCTTCTCATCCTTCTCCATGTATTCTCCATTCCCCACGCGTTGTTCAAGACGGGCGGCTTTCGACTGGCCATAGATGATCCAAAATTCCTCTGAGGCTGAGAAGACCCCACGACCCTCTTGGTGGCTTTGTCCACGGAGAATTCATGACCGCTGGTTAAGCGCTGATTCAGACACCCGGTAGCCCCCAGTTATCTCGAAGATGCAgaacaaccttggaattttCTTTGTGTTGAAGCTTTTGGgttttgatttggtttttttggggggggggtttcaaTTGATTCCTTTCTGTGGGACTCCTGGAAGGTACAGGGAAAAACTTGAGTTGATgtattttctttcttctccaatCTCCACATTTCTGGTGATCGTTTGCTATTGGGGGCATCTGAGTCAGCTCGCCAAGCCACGTCCTGCTTCTAAGCGCCCGAGAAAAAGCCAGGCGTGTCTGGACCTTGTCTAATGCGCTCACTTCATTTTGATCTGCACAACACACATTTGGAAGCATTGCATATTGGGAGTTGATAGCTCCCACCAATCTTGAAAGTGTTAAACTAACATTGGTGAACTTGGATGTTTCCTCTCGTTTGCAGGAGTATTGCATTTGGCCCCAATTCAGCTCTGGGGTTGGATACCGTGGAAACGTGAGGTTTACAGTAAGAATTCGTCACTCAAAATTGGGCTGTAATACGGTGTTCTCCTGAACCCTGTGCTAAGGATCTCTCAGAGCTGGAACTGCAGATATTAATCAAAAGAAACGTACGAGGCTTTAAAGATCAGCGTTCCTTCCCGGGTGCTCCGAGATCAGTAAATTCCCGAGTGAATGTTATGTTCTCGGGATCCGAGGAGAACGCCTTTCATTAAAGCTGCAGCTAAGAAGAAAAGTCCCCATCCGCCGGTTTCCATGCGTACGGAACGAATCAAGGCAGTAGAAGTCTGCTGACTACGGTGTAGACTTACGGAGTAGACAGGCCCTGAGAACCATGATTCAAAGCGGACTTCTAGTGACATCATTTGACCCCCGGGTAGCATCACGAAGCAGTAGAGGCTGAGCTAAAAACGGCTGCCATAATCTTGGGGCTAGAGTACGGAATGCTCCATAGATGTTGTCATTTCTGAATTCGATCATGAAAAAGACCTGAGAATCAAAAGGTGGGTAGCAAATCTCGGGAGAGAAACAAACTAGAACGGCAGTGGCGGGTCTTCCCGTGCCGTCAACCCATTTAGAGCCTGTGAAGACTCTGCGCAACATCCAACAACCGACATAACTGACATATGGTTATGCCCATGCTGGGACAAAATTTGCCGATAGCAAATCACCACTTAACGAGAAATATTCACACGGTGATCATCGGTTTCGTCCTCGTCCCCCGAAAACCCATCTAAACTATCATCACGGTGGTATCCTTTATTGTGACCATTGCTTTCCAGGGTATCGTCGGCCGCGATGGAAATACCACGAGCGCCCCACCGGTTGTGATTCGGTTGACCATCCACTCCTTCCTCATCGTCTCGAAGGTGCTGTTCTTCGTCTGTGGAGCCTCGCGATGCTCGGAAATTCACCACGCGGTTCACCAGCCAACTGTTTCCGTAGTCCTCGGAGTCAACGACGCCACCATTGCGAAGCTTGACTCGCTGGCGTGAATAGTA
The nucleotide sequence above comes from Penicillium digitatum chromosome 1, complete sequence. Encoded proteins:
- a CDS encoding Myb/SANT-like DNA-binding domain protein, giving the protein MSNRSDIPSSEDFTEYYEDLSAHWPVMPATPFLGSISPYCTESLVQSSLLTPISLPDNSFHPSPAISQHSQGYHAQDYQYNFNDPVSAPLGLGISAPFPSDFPRSSAPSPAYLYAPDPSDIPHGVAQTPSPSSQGPPPAKRARIPSLDTASLEKTSNKPINIAPNPEGVLRMEQNRQHTQPTPHILPKIRAPGRGRRDPQAEDEDAFVEELRDRQTAWRVVRQEFRERFNKDASEARLQMRLHRRLRERMVRWEESDIKLLIRAHGIWVKDKFHYLSDKMKELGDTRLYSPDQCRTQLRLLDAKKQQRDRSSESPSAMSDPAPMTSTVSRKRSRTQSLDYETDSEEATF